The Cellulomonas sp. S1-8 genomic sequence ACGGCGCGCCCCTCGGCGACCGTCGCGCGCTGCTCCGCGGCGCGTGCCGCGCGCTCCGCATCGGCACGCGAGCGCCCGCCGAGCAGCAGCCTGCCGAGCCGCACCTGCGCGAGCGTCGTCAGCTGCAGGACGAGCGCCGCGAGCCAGACCGCGGCCACGGCGACCGGCGCCAGCAGCGCGAGGTGCGGCACCGACACCCGGTCGGTGAACGGCGTCACCGGCACCACGAGGGCACTGGCCACGAGCGCGAGGGCGAGGCTCGCGGCCGTCCACGTGAGTGCGCACGTCAGGGCGGCGTGGGCCACGGCGGCCCACGCCTGGCCGTCACGCAGCCACGCCCACCACGTCCGCGGGTCGTACGCCCGGCCCGGACCGGGGCGCGGCTCCGGGACGACCACGCCGAGCTGCGTCCGCAGCCGCGCCCGCTCGACCGCGCCGTAGCCGCGGGCGAGGACGAGCGTCAGGACCAGGAGCGGCACGCCGACGACCACCACGAGCAGGCTCACACCGACCATGACGCCCGTCAGCAGCACGATCGACGCGGCGAGGCTCACGAAGCCGGCGATGACGGCCTGCCCGATGCCGGCCCAGGTCGCAGCCGACACGGGGGCCAGCGCGAGCGCGCGCCCGCCGGTGAGCATGGGTGCCACGTGGCGCACGTCGAGGGCGAGGGGCACGTCGTGCGGGTCTGCGGTGGGGACGTCCGCGTGGACGACCGGGGGTGGTGAGGTCATGGCACGACGGTAGGCGCGGGCGGTGGCCCGGCGCAGCGGTGCTCCCCCCCGTCCTCGGGGTAGGGGTCTCCCTACCCCGACGACGAGGGGCCGGCCCCAGGCGCGTGCCCGGGACCGGCCCCTCACCCGTCGAGCATGGGGTCACGACGGGATCTGTCGGCCTGTCGGCCGATGACTCAGCTGATCGTTCAGCCGACGGTGCAGACGTTGCCGTTCAGCGTGAAGCGCGTCGGGGCGGTGTTCGTGCCCGAGTGCGACCCGTTGAAGCCGATGTCCACGGTCCCGCCCACGGCCAGCGACCCGTTCCACGCCGCGTTGGTGGCCGTCACCGTCGAGCCGGACTGCGTCCAGTTGGCGCTCCAGCCCTGCGTCACCCGCTGGCCGTTGGCGTACGCGAAGCTGAGGTTCCAGCCGTTGAACGACGTCGGGCCGTTGTTGGTGACCCGGACCGACGCGGTGAAGCCGGTGTTCCAGCTGCTGGCCTGGTACCGCACCGTGCAGAGGTTGCTCGGCTGCTGCGTCTGGGTCGGCGTCGGCGTCGGGGTCGGGGTCGGGGTGACCGTCGGCGTCGGGGTCGGCGTCGGCGTGGGCGTGGGCGTCACGGTCGGCGTCGGCGTCGGCGTCGGCGTCGGGGTGACCGTCGGCGTCGGCGTCGGGGTGGGCGTCACGGTCGGCGTCGGCGTCGGGGTCGGCGTGGTGCCGTCCTCGAAGAGCCGCGCGTAGTCCGAGAGCGCCCCGGCGATGGCCGTCTGCGCCCAGAACCGGTGGTACTCGAACGA encodes the following:
- a CDS encoding sensor histidine kinase, producing MTSPPPVVHADVPTADPHDVPLALDVRHVAPMLTGGRALALAPVSAATWAGIGQAVIAGFVSLAASIVLLTGVMVGVSLLVVVVGVPLLVLTLVLARGYGAVERARLRTQLGVVVPEPRPGPGRAYDPRTWWAWLRDGQAWAAVAHAALTCALTWTAASLALALVASALVVPVTPFTDRVSVPHLALLAPVAVAAVWLAALVLQLTTLAQVRLGRLLLGGRSRADAERAARAAEQRATVAEGRAVHLHETRTAAVVAADEERRRIERDLHDGAQQRLVALGVELGVARRAAAHDPAVAVAAVDAAHGEVKEVLAELRDLVRGVHPAVLTDRGLDAALSALAARCPVPVDVDADGLGTSVGPQAQAAAYFVVAEALTNVAKHAGATRAGVRATVRGDRLRIEVSDDGTGAAQAAPGGGLDGLRRRVEALDGTFDLTSPAGRGTVLTVEVPCAS